From Penicillium psychrofluorescens genome assembly, chromosome: 1, one genomic window encodes:
- a CDS encoding uncharacterized protein (ID:PFLUO_001262-T1.cds;~source:funannotate), whose product MAVPMSKEAKLALIQENIAETLNPELIDEVLSKNETLRIYWGTATTGKPHCGYFVPMMKLAQFLQAGANVKAGSACILLADVHGFLDAGKAPIELVEFRAQYYRHCIISLLKAVNVPIDKLEFVLGSSYQLTSKYTMDVYRLASITTSTRAQHSGADVVKQAAAPALSSLLYPLLQALDEEYLGVHAQFGGVDQRKIFTLATELLPKAGYKSRAHIMNHIVPGLTGVKMSASDPNSKIDLLETPENVVKKIKKATCVPKVVEDNGLIAFVEHVLLPASSLLDGERHFTVEQRDAEPLIYRDIETVKKDYVADVLTPQLLKPAVSTALNRLLAPISAEFQNSTEWQEIEKKAYPVEGPKEKKQKPKKDKGSRHPGAGAKPSEVQAEEGKDLPTQATKEDVGASAADAMEKMSVN is encoded by the exons ATGGCTGTCCCTATgtccaaggaggccaagcTGGCTCTCATTCAG GAGAACATTGCGGAGACATTGAACCCGGAGCTGATCGATGAAGTGCTGTCAAAAAATGAGACTCTCCGCATCTACTGGG GGACTGCTACTACTGGCAAG CCGCACTGTGGATACTTTGTTCCT ATGATGAAACTCGCACAGTTCTTGCAAGCTGGCGCCAATGTCAAGGCAGGTTCTGCGTGC ATTCTGCTCGCGGACGTGCACGGATTTTTAGATG CCGGAAAAGCGCCTATTGAATTGGTGGAGTTTCGCGCACAGTACTACCGGCATTGCATCATATCCTTACTCAAGGCTGTCAATGTCCCGATTGACAAGCTGGAGTTTGTTCTTGGCAGCTCGTACCAGTTGACTTCG AAAT ACACCATGGACGTCTACCGTCTCGCGTCAATCACTACCTCCACTCGCGCGCAGCACAGCGGAGCGGATGTTGTGAAACAGGCTGCCGCCCCCGCTCTAAGCTCTCTTCTGTACCCT CTTCTCCAAGCCCTTGACGAAGAGTACCTCGGCG TACACGCGCAATTCGG TGGTGTGGATCAGAGGAAGATTTTT ACACTTGCAACGGAG CTTCTTCCGAAAGCCGGATACAAGTCTCGCGCTC ACATCATGAACCACATCGTGCCTGGTCTGACTGGCGTGAAAATGAGTGCCAGCGA TCCCAACTCAAAAATTGACCTTTTGGAAACTCCTGAAAATGTGGTGAAGAA GATCAAAAAGGCGACGTGTGTGCCCAAGGTTGTGGAAGACAATGGTCTTATTGCGTTCGTCGAGCATGTGTTGCTCCCTGCTAGCTCCCTGCTTGACGGTGAGCGGCACTTCACGGTTGAGCAGCGGGATGCCGAACCGCTCATATATAGGGATATCGAGACCGTGAAGAAAGACTATGTCGCCGATGTG CTTACACCTCAACTACTGAAGCCGGCCGTCAGCACGGCTCTCAACAGACTTCTGGCACCAATTTCGGCCGAATTCCAGAATTCGACCGAGTGGcaggagattgagaagaaGGCTTACCCCGTTGAGGGACCTAAGGAGAAAAAgcagaagccgaagaaggacaagggcAGCAGACACCCCGGCGCCGGAGCGAAGCCGTCCGAGgtccaggctgaggagggcaaggatTTGCCCACTCAGGCGACGAAGGAGGATGTCGGTGCAAGTGCTGCAgatgccatggagaagatgtcggTGAACTAG
- a CDS encoding uncharacterized protein (ID:PFLUO_001264-T1.cds;~source:funannotate), whose translation MSIVNRAVKGVAAGIGLASESMHARKMKKDGNAQSQSPSESSPSERSLSRDNSEPPAYRAELYTSQEHLPAQTTGTIQTDGIDTLEEQWDLDEAQEELQQQYPTEKKTSDASTEEVDGAVLATDFVRDHPAPLPYVSYDERSARPPKLSAPVVLPQRRPKKQDRGFIRAYAPVLENYGIDQTMFLDFLDTAEKSTKADRWLQTINLASLATIPLPTAAGMAVGVAIRMATDVAMAVEGRYRSSRFFAKINKEFFQPRGLFCLVMTWNPELAGDPSTVVDLNTSVAKAAGGSGGDMLSRLQYKFKSSDGKSYGNLFPEVAPLVFPSLDKLASAEDAEKKISKTKQRHQFVAEYMDRRAQASFRAKNPDSVLNQGPEPKFTSRYADPTHPAASGDLFGLITGGHLTRDNRRETIRGWRASGREKVMGGGRANGDYSSEDSNYYQPRSSSNSNPPAPHAPHGRRRRSRLAEGRIDADRAHVSESMQGRRPAGRREGRGGLLAQGRKLYEQKVLYLVIVDMPSDEDMAQARADLGLSA comes from the exons ATGTCAATCGTCAATCGTGCCGTCAAGGGTGTTGCGGCGGGCATCGGCCTGGCCTCGGAGAGCATGCACGCTCGCAAAATGAAGAAAGATGGTAATGCACAATCCCAATCGCCATCGGAAAGCTCTCCGTCAGAGAGAAGTTTGTCGCGAGACAACAGCGAGCCGCCAGCATACCGGGCCGAGCTATATACGTCTCAAGAGCATCTTCCGGCCCAAACGACGGGGACCATTCAAACCGACGGAATTGACACTCTCGAAGAACAATGGGATCTCGATGAAGCCCAGGAAGAGCTACAGCAGCAGTATCCGACAGAGAAAAAAACCTCCGATGCTTCCACCGAGGAGGTGGACGGAGCTGTTCTGGCTACGGACTTTGTGCGCGACCACCCAGCGCCACTACCTTATGTATCTTATGATGAGCGATCCGCAAGGCCCCCAAAGCTATCAGCCCCTGTCGTTCTGCCCCAGCGCAGACCGAAGAAGCAGGACCGTGGCTTCATCCGCGCGTATGCGCCCGTGCTGGAGAACTATGGCATTGACCAGACTATGTTCCTTGACTTTCTCGATACGGCCGAGAAGTCGACCAAGGCGGATCGCTGGCTGCAGACGATCAATTTGGCTTCTCTGGCTACCATACCCTTACCCACTGCCGCGGGAATGGCCGTCGGGGTTGCAATCCGGATGGCGACCGACGTGGCGATGGCAGTGGAAGGTCGATACCG GTCGAGCCGCTTCTTCGCTAAAATCAACAAGGAGTTCTTCCAGCCCCGCGGCCTGTTCTGCCTGGTCATGACCTGGAACCCCGAATTGGCAGGGGATCCATCGACAGTGGTCGATCTAAACACTAGTGTCGCCAAGGCtgccggcggcagcggcggagATATGCTGAGTCGTCTTCAGTACAAATTCAAGTCGTCCGATGGAAAGTCCTACGGCAATCTCTTCCCAGAAGTTGCACCGCTGGTCTTCCCATCGCTGGATAAGCTAGCCTcggccgaggacgcggagAAAAAGATCTCGAAGACAAAGCAGCGCCATCAATTCGTTGCTGAATACATGGACAGACGGGCCCAGGCTTCTTTC AGGGCGAAAAACCCAGACAGTGTCCTGAACCAGGGTCCCGAACCTAAGTTTACCTCGCGCTATGCGGATCCCACCCACCCTGCAGCCAGCGGTGATCTCTTTGGCTTGATTACCGGCGGGCATCTCACACGAGACAATCGCAGAGAGACGATCCGGGGCTGGAGAGCCAGTGGTCGGGAGAAGGTGATGGGTGGCGGCCGCGCGAATGGCGATTATTCCAGCGAGGATTCGAATTACTATCAACCTCGCTCGAGTTCGAATTCGAACCCACCGGCGCCGCATGCTCCACAcggtcgtcgtcgaagatcCAGACTGGCGGAAGGTAGAATTGATGCAGACAGGGCTCACGTGTCTGAATCCATGCAGGGCCGTCGTCCTGCTGGTCGACGAGAAGGGAGGGGAGGCCTACTGGCACAGGGGAGGAAGCTATATGAGCAAAAAGTGTTGTATTTGGTTATTGTGGACATGCCGTCGGATGAGGATATGGCTCAAGCACGGGCAGATCTGGGATTGAGTGCCTAA
- a CDS encoding uncharacterized protein (ID:PFLUO_001265-T1.cds;~source:funannotate) — protein MAQPRQQQQAPPPQQPQFSQPFSPPVSSPSPNSGSPVNGGPAPPPSKRPRLSPLPPSGSQSPYASPSFGSLQLPQSQPSMNGSAMNSMPSTPAVPAPPGTMGPPSRPADKVTDAAELTDVLASSGIDVREEEAFLTRSFGGPNTSSQPTPRSSHAPAPLPINTSFSSQVSTPGTLSASTSFGDLPQIKPATPQESFSIEAASQPPLPFKDPNEPTRQDTEAARRAQYHLQEPFLLTKLLEQKLQKRGFELGVRIPSEGLFHPVPGRPQPIEVTGPDGSAVVRSGKTILNQEGAPLVDILNLLSLSCEERLRGVVDYSSTLARSRRAHSHGAIPSEWGDVAQPLSPTAGNAGAAKASLKRPFDIYRAIARKEAALEERREAKRNKRGASAILGEGTLQRSDSVDLGSAPSTPIGERAPSFNAKSISKKEQKKMMDAKASEVQQHQQSVETARMATNSMLSTRRFGGTKKSYSWLKPGGNSSGFSPARTAPSTPTATPDKPTQPGEATPSQPKRRLGTWREDQEKGSGIQVRDILFMLEVDGRGMKHLQKGYLKDPREDRDRGD, from the exons ATGGCGCAACCcaggcagcagcagcaggctccCCCGCCACAGCAGCCTCAGTTCTCTCAACCATTCTCTCCCCCCGTctcatctccctctcccaACTCGGGATCTCCTGTGAACGGCGGACCagcccctccaccatccaAGCGACCCCGTCtatctcctcttcctccgtcaGGCTCTCAGTCACCCTACGCTTCCCCAAGTTTCGGCTCGCTTCAGTTGCCGCAAAGTCAGCCATCGATGAATGGATCAGCGATGAACAGCATGCCGTCCACTCCCGCGGTCCCTGCTCCCCCTGGCACCATGGGCCCACCTTCTCGACCTGCCGACAAGGTGACAGATGCCGCGGAGCTCACGGATGTTCTGGCCTCGTCCGGTATCGACGtgcgcgaggaagaggcctTTCTCACGCGCAGCTTCGGCGGGCCCAACACATCATCGCAGCCGACACCGCGATCGTCACATGCGCCCGCGCCTCTCCCCATCAATACGTCGTTTTCCTCTCAAGTGTCCACTCCGGGGACACTGtccgcctcgaccagctTCGGCGATCTGCCTCAGATCAAACCAGCAACACCGCAAGAATCCTTTTCCATAGAGGCAGCTTCACAACCCCCTCTTCCGTTCAAGGATCCCAATGAGCCCACTCGACAGGATACTGAGGCTGCGCGACGGGCGCAGTACCATCTTCAGGAACCTTTCTTGTTGACCAAGCTCCTCGAGCAAAAGTTGCAGAAGCGAGGGTTTGAGCTTGGAGTCCGCATCCCGTCAGAGGGCCTGTTCCACCCAGTCCCCGGCCGGCCGCAACCCATCGAAGTAACGGGCCCAGATGGCAGCGCAGTGGTGAGAAGTGGGAAAACCATCCTGAACCAGGAAGGTGCGCCCTTGGTTGACATCCTGAATCTGTTGTCTCTCTCGTGCGAAGAACGCCTGAGGGGAGTGGTGGATTATTCTTCGACATTGGCCCGCAGCCGCCGAGCACACTCGCATGGTGCGATCCCATCTGAATGGGGCGATGTCGCGCAGCCTCTTAGCCCGACTGCTGGGAATGCCGGAGCTGCCAAGGCTTCACTGAAGC GTCCTTTCGACATCTATCGGGCTATTGCCAGAAAGGAAGcagcgctggaggagcggcgTGAGGCCAAGCGCAACAAGCGCGGTGCCAGTGCCATTCTCGGCGAGGGTACTCTTCAGCGATCCGACTCGGTCGACTTGGGATCTGCGCCCTCGACTCCAATCGGTGAACGGGCACCTAGCTTCAACGCAAAATCTATCAGCAAGAAggaacagaagaaaatgaTGGACGCCAAGGCCAGCGAGGTTCAGCAGCACCAACAATCCGTGGAGACCGCGCGAATGGCCACCAACAGCATGCTTTCCACCCGCCGGTTCGGTGGCACCAAAAAGTCATATTCATGGCTCAAACCCGGTGGCAACTCCAGTGGGTTCTCTCCCGCGCGCACAGCTCCTTCAACGCCGACTGCTACGCCCGACAAGCCCACTCAGCCTGGAGAAGCTACACCCAGCCAACCCAAGCGGCGACTCGGAACATGGCGCGAAGATCAAGAGAAGGGATCGGGCATTCAAGTGCGAGACATTCTGTTTATGCTCGAGGTGGACGGGCGAGGCATGAAACATTTGCAAAAGGGCTATTTGAAAGATCCGAGGGAGGATCGTGATCGGGGGGATTGA
- a CDS encoding uncharacterized protein (ID:PFLUO_001263-T1.cds;~source:funannotate), with translation MSTPSTATATHPTHHQHYGYPHHQSYQSTTSYPTTAAAAGARLANSYAYSVPSPTTSSIPYTQPSRVAPNTSTPSAMASRPSGSSAAPSHGGRRKKPDWGEFYKNGIPQEVIVIDDSPAPESGKAAPPPPAHGVPTVQPPPSQPAGKRRRTGIETAYDLSYYDRPSFSINPQAYGDDSSGHSLSTDRTTSLHTTAPTSLGSQGSTGASNGVYYEDANVGQKRKRVTTRKSTRDEQQKKRELETGGDAFLSYVPPPKPPIKAKDVPVPVIRDWTSARHDKFDDDDGHYIVTPDTPLTDRYSVIKLLGQGTFGKVVEAYDKHRKARCAVKIIRSIQKYRDASRIELRVLSTLASNDKQNRNKCIHLRDCFDFRNHICIVTDLLGQSVFDFLKGNGFVPFPSSQIQQFARQLFTSVAFLHDLNLIHTDLKPENILLVSNAYQTFTYNRTIPSSSHATSRNARQRRVLLDSEIRLIDFGSATFDDEYHSSVVSTRHYRAPEIILNLGWSFPCDIWSIGCILVEFFTGDALFQTHDNLEHLAMMEAVIGSRIDSRLVRQVMQGGRSGSHTNSAAKYFNRSKLDYPNNETTRASRKYVRAMKALTEFIPTNTPYNRQFLDLLQKIFVYDPKNRITAKQALKHQWFKESLVDDGTEAYRIGTGLHRPRA, from the exons ATGTCTACACCGTCTACCGCTACTGCCACTCATCCAACCCACCACCAGCACTACGGTTATCCACACCACCAATCCTATCAGTCGACGACGTCGTACCCGACCacggccgccgccgcaggGGCTCGCCTTGCGAACTCCTACGCCTACAGCGTACCCTCACCGACCACATCCTCCATTCCCTACACCCAACCCTCCAGAGTCGCTCCGAACACCTCGACGCCATCCGCCATGGCGTCACGCCCAAGCGGATCTAGTGCCGCCCCGTCCCATGGGggccggaggaagaagcccgacTGGGGCGAGTTCTACAAAAACGGCATCCCACAAGAAGTCATTGTGATCGATGACAGCCCTGCTCCAGAGTCTGGCAAGGCCGCTCCGCCTCCCCCTGCCCACGGTGTCCCCACCGTCCAACCGCCTCCTTCGCAGCCCGCCGGCAAGAGAAGACGCACGGGAATCGAGACCGCGTATGACCTCAGTTACTACGATCGGCCGTCATTCTCGATCAATCCTCAAGCATACGGAGATGACTCTTCTGGCCACTCGCTGTCGACGGACCGGACCACTTCCTTACATACGACCGCGCCGACATCACTCGGTTCGCAGGGCAGCACAGGGGCCAGCAATGGTGTCTACTACGAAGATGCCAATGTTGGCCAAAAGCGAAAGCGCGTGACTACGCGGAAATCTACACGAGAtgagcagcagaagaagcgggaATTGGAAACCGGAGGTGACGCTTTCTTGAGCTACGTTCCGCCGCCCAAACCGCCCATCAAAGCCAAGGATGTGCCAGTACCTGTAATTCGCGAC TGGACGAGTGCACGACACGACAAgttcgacgacgacgatggcCACTACATTGTGACCCCCGACACGCCGTTGACAGATCGAT ACTCCGTAATCAAACTCCTTGGCCAGGGCACATTTGGAAAAGTGGTGGAGGCGTACGACAAGCACCGAAAGGCCCGCTGCGCAGTCAAGATCATCCGCTCCATCCAAAAGTATCGCGACGCGTCGCGGATCGAGCTGCGGGTGTTGTCTACGCTGGCCTCGAATGACAAGCAGAACCGCAACAAGTGCATCCACCTCCGCGACTGCTTCGACTTTCGGAATCACATCTGCATCGTCACCGACTTGCTGGGGCAAAGTGTCTTTGACTTCTTAAAGGGCAATGGTTTTGTGCCATTCCCGAGCAGTCAAATTCAACAATTTGCTCGCCAGCTGTTCACGAGCGTTGCCT TCCTTCATGACTTGAACCTAATCCATACCGACCTCAAACCCGaaaacatcctcctcgtcagCAATGCCTACCAGACCTTTACCTACAACCGCACTATCCCTTCATCCTCTCATGCGACGTCCCGCAAcgcccgccagcgccgcgTCCTTCTCGACTCCGAGATCCGGCTCATCGACTTCGGGTCGGCCACCTTCGATGACGAGTACCATTCCTCCGTTGTCTCCACACGGCACTACCGCGCGCCTGAAATCATCCTGAACCTCGGCTGGAGTTTCCCGTGTGATATCTGGAGTATCGGGTGTATTCTGGTGGAGTTCTTCACCGGCGATGCGCTCTTCCAGACGCACGACAATCTGGAACACTTGGCTATGATGGAAGCAGTCATTGGATCTCGAATTGACTCGCGGCTGGTCCGGCAGGTCATGCAAGGAGGGCGGTCTGGCAGTCACACCAACTCCGCAGCGAA GTACTTCAACCGGAGCAAACTGGACTATCCTAATAATGAGACGACGCGGGCTTCGCGCAAGTATGTGCGAGCGATGAAAGCACTGACA GAGTTCATCCCTACCAATACCCCATACAATCGCCagttcctcgacctcctgCAAAAGATCTTTGTCTACGACCCGAAGAACCGCATCACGGCCAAGCAGGCCCTGAAGCATCAATGGTTCAAGGAGTccctcgtcgacgatgggACAGAAGCCTACCGGATCGGTACGGGGCTGCACCGGCCGCGTGCGTAG